The proteins below are encoded in one region of Kiritimatiellia bacterium:
- a CDS encoding SDR family NAD(P)-dependent oxidoreductase, translating into MNAMILGATQGMGQALARLMAARGHSLFLLGRNRESLERCASDLEARYGRAPVGFEICDLREPATFGLALDQAWSVLGRVDAVVVTAGIFDTQDRLEQNREKLSEMLSVNFTNTILFCEEARSRLKKQGGGTLCVFSSVAGDRGRKPVILYGATKAGLSYYLEALDHAERRNGLVVVCIKPGFVKTAMTAGLKPPPFAGEPESVARDVLRAIERGQPVVYTPRPWGLVMWVIRRLPRFLMRRINF; encoded by the coding sequence ATGAATGCGATGATTTTGGGAGCGACGCAGGGTATGGGTCAGGCGCTCGCCCGACTAATGGCCGCGCGCGGGCATTCGCTATTTCTTTTGGGCAGAAATCGAGAATCCCTCGAACGCTGCGCAAGTGACCTGGAGGCGCGATATGGCCGCGCTCCGGTGGGTTTCGAAATTTGCGACCTCCGGGAACCGGCAACCTTTGGACTGGCTCTCGATCAGGCGTGGTCGGTTCTGGGTCGCGTCGATGCCGTGGTCGTTACAGCGGGAATTTTCGATACGCAGGACCGGTTGGAGCAGAATCGCGAGAAACTATCCGAAATGCTTTCGGTCAATTTCACCAACACCATCCTGTTCTGCGAAGAGGCGAGGAGTCGGCTCAAAAAACAGGGGGGCGGGACCCTTTGCGTGTTCAGCTCCGTCGCAGGGGATCGGGGACGAAAGCCAGTCATCCTCTATGGGGCAACGAAGGCCGGTCTATCCTATTATTTGGAGGCACTGGATCATGCGGAGAGGCGGAATGGTTTGGTCGTGGTTTGTATCAAACCGGGCTTTGTAAAAACGGCGATGACCGCCGGTCTCAAGCCGCCGCCCTTCGCGGGAGAGCCGGAATCGGTGGCTCGGGATGTGTTGCGGGCGATTGAACGGGGGCAGCCCGTGGTCTACACACCGCGGCCGTGGGGCCTCGTGATGTGGGTGATCCGTCGTTTGCCCCGCTTTTTGATGCGCCGAATCAATTTTTAG
- a CDS encoding FAD-binding oxidoreductase, with protein sequence MGRWLESADLEKVSPHARLMRGLGRSYGDSAVPASEQDLVVGTAPADRILSFDRRTGRLRAEAGLSLKALNDLFLREGWFVPVSPGTQYVTLGGMVASDVHGKNHHVAGTFGSHVLSLRMRLPDGRVIECGPDRESEIFWATVGGMGLTGHILEVEFPLVRVPTAWIWCESRRIPSLDGFLEGLRDAARRWPFTVGWVDCLARGRSMGRGILICGRWAEPDEARGRRLRQRGKITFPVDLPSSLLSPAAVRAMNEFIYQTHVPLERSRLTDPIKFFYPLDSILEWNRAYGPEGFTQYQCVLPVDDGGKGVRTFFETMTGLGGSSFLSVIKDCGAEGKGVLSFPKPGISIALDIPIRRGTGELVRTLNRKVIELGGRIYLTKDLFTTAEEFRDMEPRLERWLAVRRALDPEGRLRSAQSVRLFGDRP encoded by the coding sequence ATGGGCCGCTGGCTCGAGTCGGCCGATTTGGAAAAAGTTTCGCCCCACGCGCGCCTCATGCGAGGGCTGGGCCGCAGTTACGGGGATTCGGCGGTGCCGGCCTCAGAACAGGACTTGGTTGTTGGCACGGCTCCGGCAGACCGCATTTTGTCGTTCGACCGACGGACCGGCCGACTCCGCGCCGAAGCCGGTTTGAGTCTGAAGGCCCTGAATGACTTGTTCCTCCGGGAGGGTTGGTTCGTTCCGGTGTCGCCGGGAACGCAGTATGTGACGTTGGGGGGGATGGTGGCGTCGGATGTGCATGGCAAAAATCACCATGTGGCGGGCACGTTCGGATCGCACGTTTTATCGTTGCGAATGCGGCTGCCAGACGGGCGCGTGATCGAATGCGGGCCTGATCGGGAATCCGAAATTTTCTGGGCGACCGTGGGGGGCATGGGCCTGACGGGCCATATTCTGGAAGTCGAATTCCCCCTGGTTCGTGTTCCTACCGCATGGATCTGGTGTGAATCCCGCCGCATTCCCTCCCTCGATGGATTTCTCGAGGGATTGCGAGATGCGGCTCGCCGATGGCCGTTTACCGTGGGATGGGTGGATTGTCTGGCCCGGGGTCGCTCCATGGGTCGGGGAATTTTGATTTGCGGGAGATGGGCCGAGCCTGACGAAGCGCGGGGTCGCCGTCTCCGGCAGCGGGGGAAGATCACGTTTCCCGTCGACCTGCCATCATCCCTGCTGTCGCCAGCGGCAGTGCGGGCGATGAACGAATTCATCTATCAAACTCATGTGCCCCTCGAGAGGTCTCGGCTCACAGACCCGATCAAATTTTTTTATCCGCTCGACTCGATCCTCGAGTGGAACCGCGCCTATGGTCCGGAAGGATTCACCCAGTATCAATGCGTTCTTCCGGTGGACGATGGCGGGAAGGGAGTGCGCACCTTTTTTGAAACGATGACCGGACTAGGGGGCAGTTCGTTTTTAAGCGTGATCAAGGATTGCGGAGCTGAAGGGAAGGGTGTGTTGTCATTTCCGAAGCCGGGGATTTCGATCGCACTCGATATTCCGATTCGGCGCGGAACCGGCGAGCTGGTTCGCACGCTGAATCGAAAGGTGATTGAACTGGGCGGTCGAATTTATTTGACGAAAGATCTATTTACGACGGCCGAGGAATTTCGGGATATGGAGCCCCGGCTCGAGCGTTGGCTGGCTGTTCGCCGCGCTCTGGACCCGGAGGGGCGCCTGCGGAGCGCTCAGTCCGTCCGCCTGTTTGGAGATCGACCATGA
- a CDS encoding radical SAM protein, with protein MIWEVTRACELACRHCRASAENRRDPRELTLDEGRALLDQVRDMGTPLVVFTGGDPLQRDDLEELIRHAKQIGLRPAAIPAATPRLTRERMFSLRRAGLDQVAISIDASTAERHDAFRKVEGTFAKAMQGVMWAHEAGIPLQINTVFGAWNFDEFDALAELMRRLEIVFWEVFFLVPTGRGAELEGCTADQMRELFRKLYDLSLTAPFIVKVTEAQHFRCYAVRRSRDLPPGVRPRLMMSGQPVNAGCGFCFVDHIGNICPSGFLPLERGNVRQQKLAEVYRYDPVFRELRDFARIKGRCAECSELAICGGGSRARAYALTGDYLAADPTCTF; from the coding sequence GTGATTTGGGAAGTCACCCGGGCCTGCGAACTGGCCTGCCGCCACTGTCGGGCTTCGGCCGAAAATCGGCGCGATCCCCGCGAGCTGACCTTGGATGAAGGGCGAGCGTTGCTTGACCAGGTCCGGGACATGGGTACGCCGTTGGTCGTATTTACCGGCGGCGACCCGTTGCAGCGAGATGACCTCGAAGAACTGATCCGCCATGCCAAACAGATCGGCCTCAGACCGGCCGCGATACCGGCGGCGACGCCACGCCTGACCCGCGAACGCATGTTCTCGCTGCGCAGGGCGGGTTTAGATCAGGTTGCGATCAGCATCGATGCGTCCACGGCCGAGCGGCACGACGCATTTCGCAAGGTCGAGGGCACGTTCGCAAAAGCAATGCAGGGGGTTATGTGGGCACATGAGGCCGGCATTCCGTTGCAGATCAATACCGTGTTTGGCGCGTGGAACTTCGATGAATTTGATGCGCTGGCCGAGCTGATGCGCAGGCTCGAGATTGTTTTTTGGGAGGTCTTTTTCCTTGTGCCCACCGGTCGCGGCGCGGAACTGGAGGGTTGCACGGCCGATCAAATGCGCGAATTGTTCCGCAAACTCTACGACCTTTCGTTGACAGCGCCATTCATCGTAAAGGTCACCGAGGCTCAACATTTTCGCTGTTATGCGGTAAGGCGCAGTCGCGATTTGCCGCCCGGTGTTCGCCCGCGATTGATGATGTCCGGCCAGCCGGTCAATGCGGGGTGCGGATTCTGTTTCGTGGACCACATCGGCAATATTTGTCCCAGCGGCTTCTTGCCGCTGGAACGCGGAAATGTCCGCCAGCAAAAATTGGCGGAGGTCTATCGCTACGACCCCGTATTCCGCGAACTGCGCGATTTCGCGCGGATCAAAGGTCGATGCGCAGAGTGCTCGGAATTGGCGATCTGCGGTGGCGGCTCGCGCGCTCGCGCCTACGCCCTTACAGGCGACTATCTCGCAGCGGATCCAACTTGTACCTTTTGA